GGTTCACAAAAGCACAGAAGGCAGACCCCCAAAATCGTCTTACTATTGGGTAAGTCTCTCTTCCTCTCCTTGAATGATTTCTTTTTCCAATTACCAATTACTATCATTTCGATTCAATTCACTAACAATTGGAGTATCCAAAAATGTCAAAAGTAAGAAAAGAACAATGATCTGTTTGTACTTTTCTTCATATTTCTTGCAGCCGTCTCCTCCAAATCGCCACACCAAGCGATGGCCGGAAGTATTTCATTGTCACTTCTTTGATTAAATGTAGAGTGTACtgatctcatttttttttttatctctttGATTTAGTCGATAAATCGTCCGATAATTACTAATTCAGTACCGAACCGCCCGATATATCATTGATTGACTAACGAATTAATCTAAAAGTGAGATAACCAATAAGTCGAACTGTTAAACGTAATTATTCGCCCGATACGCAGCCCTATATTGAACTAAAGAATAGGAGCGACCTATCATTGACGACTAGGAAGACTTGGAAAGGGATCAAACATATTTAATAGGAGTCACTAAGGTCAATAGCCGATAGATGATGTCACTAGTTGTAACTTTTTTATCTACTTAAAAACGATAAAAAAAACAAGCGATGAAGCTGGCAAATCGGGAATAAACATGTACAACATTATATTACAAACCTTAGCACTCACAATTCCTTCCCTATAATATTCACTTAATATATTAGACTACAAATCTTAGAACTCATTATTGTACCCTCTGGAATTCCACATTCCCCTATCTACTCATTCCTCCTTCAACTGTTGGTGGCATAATCAGTCCACGATTTTGCCTCTCCACATTTCCATGCCAACCTGTgcataaaaaaaaaataccaagAGTTAATAAAAAAATTGTTTTCGAATTGGTACATCTGTTAAAgatatttggccaaacttttagaagaaaaaaagtcATTTTGAGTAGAAGCAAAAACAGTTTTAGAAAAACATAAAAAAGTAATTTCTTTccccatttttttatttttgaaaaacacttttaagaaaaataatttggCCAAAAACAAGCAAATAGATTAATAATTGTTTTTACCAATGGACATATCAACTCCACGATTTTTGAGCTCGCGATATTCTTGGCATAAGGCACAAGCTTCACAGAAACAGTGAAGCAAGCAATCCCCACAAGGGCTTTCTTTCAACAAGTATTGTTGTCTCATCTTGGAACGATAGAAACAAGAGTAAAAACATGGGCAACCAGTCACACATATTATTATTGCGTATAATGCTCCACTTACTCCACAAGCTGCAATATGAAAGCCAAAAATATATTACTATAATTAATATAGGGAAGACAGAAGGTTAATAAATTCACGATTTTAAGGTAGTACTAGGGTAGTTTAATTGGGTTATTTTTTATtagattaaaaaataaaaaataaacaatacaaaataagaaaatactgtCGGAAAATTGTATTTTTCGGTAACTATGATTTTTGTGTTAGTTActgaaagttttatgattttgCATGAAAAAAATTCATAGTTATAtgatcatttgtgaaatttatcCAGCAATATAAATGTGATATAGAAGTTGTATATGCTTAGAAAATTTCAATTACATGTATAGTTCAAAGTGAAAGCAGTAATTGCGGTCACAATGATTTATAGAATCtcaagattcatgattttaaatcTTTTGTTAATTACAAAGTATGATTATTTTAGCATAAATTCTTACTGAAAATGGTGCGAAATAATGGTTTGCTCAGGTTAGTTACTTGCAAGTTCAAGTCAGTTGAATTTAGTATTTTGTACTCCTTCCGTTTGCTTTTATTAGTCCTGTATTGACTTTACACTCTCTTAAGAAATTATTTACattaaaaatttatttactaAATTACCGTTAGTAATGGTAAGTACAATATTTTCAATAAATCAATGATTGAGAAGTGGGTAagattagaaaaagaaaaagaaaaagaaaaaccaatTCAAGAATTGGTCAACAGACACACTCATTCTTCGTGCTTTCTATTTTATCTTTTAAATTGAACCTCAGTATTCAAACAAATAaacattaaaataaaaaaataaatgaaatacTTACAATTAGAACCTTTGTCTATGATCTCAGCTATCTGTCCAAAAGTGATGCATGGACACCAGAATGTTATGCAACCTGATCAAACAAACAATTGAGAAAAAAGTAAACAAACAGaaaaaaaattcatatttttttgGTTAATTTGACTAA
This region of Nicotiana tomentosiformis chromosome 4, ASM39032v3, whole genome shotgun sequence genomic DNA includes:
- the LOC104099732 gene encoding protein PLANT CADMIUM RESISTANCE 2-like, with product MKSSTSSSDQYQKFSSSYGDETPPPLQTGVPVSSKGQLYVESIDPPPAMYRKKKNHVPWSTGLCDCMSDPKNCCITFWCPCITFGQIAEIIDKGSNSCGVSGALYAIIICVTGCPCFYSCFYRSKMRQQYLLKESPCGDCLLHCFCEACALCQEYRELKNRGVDMSIGWHGNVERQNRGLIMPPTVEGGMSR